The Pecten maximus chromosome 12, xPecMax1.1, whole genome shotgun sequence genome includes a region encoding these proteins:
- the LOC117339015 gene encoding extensin-2-like: protein MIASPLAELLYRSPLAELLYRSPLAELLYRSPLAELLYRSPLAELLYRSPLAELLYRSPLAELLYRSPLAELLYRSPLAELLYRSPLAEILYRSPLAELLYRSPLAELLYRSPLAELLYRSPLAELLYRSPLAELLYRSPLAELLYRSPLAELLYRSPLAEILYRSPLAELLYRSPLAELLYRSPLAELLYRSPLAELLYRSPLAEILYRSPLAELLYRSPLAELLYRSPLAELLYRSPLAELLYRSPLAELLYRSPL from the coding sequence atgATTGCATCACCACTAGCAGAGTTACTGTACCGATCACCACTAGCAGAGTTACTGTACCGGTCACCACTAGCAGAGTTACTGTACCGATCACCACTAGCAGAGTTACTGTACCGATCACCACTAGCAGAGTTACTGTACCGATCACCACTAGCAGAGTTACTGTACCGATCACCACTAGCAGAGTTACTGTACCGATCACCACTAGCAGAGTTACTGTACCGATCACCACTAGCAGAGTTACTGTACCGATCACCACTAGCAGAGATACTGTACCGATCACCACTAGCAGAGTTACTGTACCGATCACCACTAGCAGAGTTACTGTACCGATCACCACTAGCAGAGTTACTGTACCGATCACCACTAGCAGAGTTACTGTACCGATCACCACTAGCAGAGTTACTGTACCGATCACCACTAGCAGAGTTACTGTACCGATCACCACTAGCAGAGTTACTGTACCGATCACCACTAGCAGAGATACTGTACCGATCACCACTAGCAGAGTTACTGTACCGATCACCACTAGCAGAGTTACTGTACCGATCACCACTAGCAGAGTTACTGTACCGATCACCACTAGCAGAGTTACTGTACCGATCACCACTAGCAGAGATACTGTACCGATCACCACTAGCAGAGTTACTGTACCGATCACCACTAGCAGAGTTACTGTACCGATCACCACTAGCAGAGTTACTGTACCGATCACCACTAGCAGAGTTACTGTACCGATCACCACTAGCAGAGTTACTGTACCGATCACCACTATAG